In Rhododendron vialii isolate Sample 1 chromosome 9a, ASM3025357v1, the following are encoded in one genomic region:
- the LOC131299432 gene encoding uncharacterized protein LOC131299432 — MSRCFPFPPPGYEKKARTYDTDLLKKEKHREKKQKREKKDKEKREGKEQREKDRSDGKRRDKKERKEKHGDKKKDKEKDRDKDKDKGNTSEEKSNTGRSEIYNGGDKDKDKGNSSEEKSNTGQSEIYNGGKLNEKERDPDKHKSSIPYEREQGHNREKPSQNSVLGRRIRDDENGNGSQLVERIRVPEQKSDVQIDEVVVTDTGILAEGMQNNKGKRIDDRKIDVQGRLFQTSNERRMEEKENSKEFKGDKKRGDKQKNKDKEKKSHGKDKEREKEKKKVEVSENKIEDQDKYKDRIKNDLHRAQDIKTLHFSKNGESNTGTEGNLKKRKEFEPNGFLHETDIRPSKMPRPSPHPSTENGRKLVPCRPPMLSSSDCLRPPNNLKLDNKERKVNGVIGAHSLSLSSKRSSAIPPADQTAQDSMKPLHPDSKYLSKTSSAIPPADQIVQDFVKPTHPDSKYLSKTSSAIAPADQIVQASVKSPHPESKHLRKKSSAIPPADQIVQASMKPPPPDSKYLSKKSSGIPPADQILQASKKPPHSDSKYLDQVLSVPKLKEWSDFDDQEWLFSSRKGRSLEKPDAGSSEIPRVWAEALRIESADVCALPYVIPY; from the exons ATGTCTCGCTGCTTTCCATTTCCACCACCAGGATATGAAAAGAAGGCTAGAACCTATGACACTGACTTGCTAAAAAAG GAGAAGCACAGAGAGAAAAAGcagaagagggagaagaaggacaaggagaagagagaaggtAAAGAGCAAAGGGAGAAAGATAGAAGTGACGGAAAACGTAGAGacaagaaagaaaggaaagagaaacaTGGAGACAAAAAGAAGGATAAGGAGAAAGATAGGGACAAAGATAAAGATAAAGGCAACACATCAGAGGAGAAGAGTAATACTGGCCGGTCTGAGATATACAATGGAGGGGACAAAGATAAAGATAAAGGCAACTCATCGGAGGAGAAGAGTAATACGGGCCAGTCTGAGATATACAATGGAGGGAAGCTCaatgaaaaagagagagacccGGACAAACACAAAAGCAGTATACCGTATGAAAGAGAACAGGGTCACAACAGAGAGAAGCCTAGTCAAAACAGTGTTTTGGGGAGGAGGATCAGAGATGACGAAAACGGAAATGGAAGCCAGTTGGTTGAGAGAATTAGAGTCCCAGAGCAAAAAAGTGACGTGCAGATTGATGAAGTGGTGGTCACGGATACTGGAATTTTGGCGGAAGGTATGCAAAATAACAAGGGGAAAAGAATTGATGATAGGAAGATCGATGTACAAGGAAGACTGTTTCAGACAAGCAATGAGAGAAGgatggaagagaaagagaactCAAAAGAGTTCAAGGGCGATAAAAAACGAGGGGACAAACAGAAGAATAAAGACAAGGAGAAGAAAAGCCATGGGAAGGAtaaagagagggaaaaagaaaagaaaaaagtagagGTAAGTGAAAATAAGATTGAGGATCAGGATAAATACAAAGATAGGATCAAGAATGACCTTCATCGTGCCCAGGATATTAAAACGTTACATTTTTCCAAGAATGGTGAGAGTAACACTGGCACGGAGGGAAAtctgaagaaaagaaaagaattcgAGCCAAATGGGTTTTTGCACG AAACCGATATCAGGCCTAGTAAAATGCCAAGGCCTAGTCCTCATCCGTCAACAGAGAACGGAAGGAAATTGGTACCTTGTCGACCTCCAATGCTGTCTTCTTCTGATTGTCTGAGGCCACCCAATAATCTTAAGTTGGATAATAAGGAGCGCAAGGTCAATGGAGTGATAGGAGCTCACTCGTTGTCACTCTCCTCAAAAAGGTCATCTGCAATTCCACCAGCAGATCAAACTGCTCAAGATTCTATGAAGCCACTCCATCCCGATTCCAAGTACTTGAGCAAAACGTCATCTGCAATTCCACCAGCAGATCAAATTGTTCAAGATTTTGTGAAGCCAACCCATCCTGATTCCAAGTACTTGAGCAAAACGTCATCTGCAATTGCACCAGCGGATCAAATTGTTCAAGCTTCTGTGAAGTCACCCCATCCCGAGTCCAAGCACTTGAGAAAAAAGTCATCAGCAATTCCACCAGCTGATCAAATTGTTCAAGCTTCTATGAAGCCACCCCCTCCCGATTCCAAGTACTTGAGTAAAAAGTCATCTGGAATTCCACCAGCTGATCAAATTCTTCAAGCTTCTAAGAAGCCACCCCATTCTGATTCCAAGTACTTAGACCAGGTACTTTCAGTTCCCAAACTGAAGGAATGGTCCGATTTTGATGACCAGGAGTGGCTATTTAGTAGCAGAAAAGGTCGTTCATTGGAGAAACCTGATGCAGGGTCCAGTGAGATCCCAAGGGTATGGGCTGAAGCTCTGCGGATTGAATCAGCCGATGTTTGTGCTCTGCCATATGTAATTCCTTATTGA
- the LOC131299606 gene encoding uncharacterized protein LOC131299606 — MVLHDDFLVVVVVGKLLSKELTVYHQLPNDFNRGFSKIPPDATSIFEGLHRPCAKGHPMARYPNKSLFIGLFTIPSGSIWRNSVWTSLSAANSSYSGPLFLCGDFNQVLSPVDKWEKNSHHTPGSLSFHSFLAFFGLIEVKNVGHWFTWTNNREGDACTFERLDKGWCNLGWLDLFPKAYMSNLGISRSDHAPISFVTSPPSTLFPFPSKFEAWWLQNTTATQIIKFTWNLPLPGSPLFKVVNHNKSMLKVLKLWARERKDSIPVKIKMIQSQLCSVLENISSSNLLLEKSLRKDLDSLLEQKELFWAQRAKQHWRTLGDSNTKFFHSMTKARRARNHVWQLNSSSGHVLKDESDIRVEFHQHFKSFYSSASPSSLETLQSLIPFSTLSEDQLVVLNLPFQAWEVKKLFSKWLP, encoded by the exons ATGGTTCTTCACGATGATTTCTTGGTCGTCGTTGTTGTTGGCAAGTTATTGTCAAAAGAATTGACAGTTTATCACCAGCTTCCAAACGATTTTAATAGGGGATTCTCAAAAATCCCCCCAGATGCTACCAGCATCTTTGAAGGTTTGCATAGACCATGTGCTAAGGGGCATCCCATGGCAAGATATCCAAACAAATCTCTCTTTATTGGCTTGTTCACCATTCCAAG TGGTAGTATTTGG AGAAATAGTGTTTGGACCTCTTTATCTGCTGCCAACTCTTCCTATTCTGGCCCTCTTTTCCTCTGTGGGGACTTTAATCAAGTCCTTTCTCCAGTAGataaatgggaaaaaaacaGTCACCATACCCCAGGATCCCTCTCATTCCATTCTTTCCTTGCTTTCTTTGGTCTTATAGAGGTTAAAAATGTAGGTCATTGGTTTACATGGACTAACAACAGAGAAGGAGATGCATGTACTTTTGAAAGGCTTGATAAGGGTTGGTGTAATCTTGGGTGGCTGGACTTGTTCCCTAAAGCTTATATGTCCAACTTGGGCATCTCTAGATCTGATCATGCCCCTATTTCCTTTGTTACCTCTCCTCCTTCAACCTTATTTCCCTTTCCTTCCAAATTTGAGGCTTGGTGGCTGCAAAACACTACAGCCACACAAATCATCAAATTCACTTGGAATTTGCCTCTTCCTGGTTCCCCTCTCTTTAAAGTAGTGAACCATAATAAAAGCATGCTCAAAGTTTTGAAGCTTTgggctagagagagaaaagactCTATTCCtgttaaaataaaaatgattcaaTCTCAGCTATGTAGTGTCCTTGAGAATATCTCCTCTTCCAACCTTTTGCTTGAAAAATCTTTGAGAAAGGATCTGGATTCTCTTTTGGaacaaaaagaattattttGGGCTCAAAGAGCCAAACAACATTGGCGGACTCTTGGGGATTCTAATACTAAATTTTTTCACTCTATGACAAAAGCAAGAAGAGCCAGAAACCATGTTTGGCAATTAAACTCTTCCTCTGGGCATGTCTTGAAGGATGAATCTGATATTAGGGTTGAGTTTCATCAGCACTTCAAATCTTTCTACTCTTCAGCTTCTCCCTCTTCTCTAGAAACACTTCAGTCCCTTATTCCTTTCTCAACTCTCTCAGAAGATCAACTGGTTGTATTAAATCTTCCATTCCAAGCTTGGGAGGTTAAAAAGCTCTTTTCTAAATGGCTCCCTTAA